The following coding sequences are from one Geothrix sp. window:
- a CDS encoding M20/M25/M40 family metallo-hydrolase, giving the protein MNLLQRPLATLLLLGLITAGVMVLQAPPDPVPASAPADRFSAERAMVHVRELARAPHPPGTPEHDRVRDQLVASFRQLGFTTTVQKRVAWRVHGDRDLILATVENIVAERPGSAPTGTLLLMAHYDSHGTGPGAGDDAAGVAALLETARALAPSRNTLRILITDAEEVGLLGAQAHVDALEGKSPALALNFEARGGGGPVFMFETSEGNLPLMREFAVAAPRPHASSLMYALYKLLPNDTDLTVLKQAGMAGLNFAFVGRWQHYHTALDTPDGLDQGSLQQHGDTALALGRHFLAADLGAIARPGRGEAIYFDLLGRILLLYPATLAWPLTALALAAFAALLWRLRRGPGVLKSFLAGTGLALGSLIVGALTASGLEVLVKPFRQGIPNQDPYGVRWFEAALLATALTTLALVWGWALRRFEVRGLTLGALLWWLLALVAATAILPGATYFLLWPLLFALLGLWWEKPWVAALPLLLLFPPVWHNLALLLGFGLPFFLGLLVAFGLMPLLPLLRRPFQTRLWVLPAAGLSAAVLCFAVGATRTGPRLSTLAYLEDAATGKAQWVSFHMPDAWTRSLMTEPAEDIRFGGRRAHASPAPVFHLPRPSLLQDGKRLTITLPERALALVLSADTPMSGMTQDGKPLPAVRRLHWFAPPASLTFELEPQPGSHLTVDVILPGLPPGTPARPADLIPAPVDPYTDTRVIRQVLAVQGS; this is encoded by the coding sequence ATGAACCTGCTGCAGCGCCCCCTCGCCACCCTGCTGCTGCTGGGCCTCATCACCGCCGGCGTGATGGTCCTGCAGGCACCGCCGGACCCGGTCCCGGCCAGCGCCCCCGCCGATCGCTTCTCCGCGGAGCGGGCCATGGTCCACGTGCGCGAGCTCGCACGGGCGCCGCACCCGCCGGGCACGCCCGAACATGACCGCGTCCGCGACCAGCTGGTCGCGTCCTTCCGGCAGCTCGGATTCACCACCACTGTCCAGAAGCGGGTGGCCTGGCGCGTCCACGGCGACCGTGACTTGATTCTGGCGACCGTGGAGAACATCGTCGCCGAGAGGCCCGGCAGCGCCCCCACCGGCACCCTGCTGCTCATGGCGCACTACGACTCGCATGGCACCGGCCCCGGCGCGGGCGACGATGCCGCCGGCGTGGCTGCGCTGCTCGAAACGGCCCGGGCCCTGGCGCCCAGCCGGAACACGCTCCGCATCCTCATCACCGATGCCGAAGAGGTGGGCCTCCTGGGTGCCCAGGCCCATGTCGATGCGCTCGAAGGGAAATCCCCCGCCCTGGCCCTCAACTTTGAGGCGCGGGGCGGTGGCGGGCCGGTCTTCATGTTCGAGACCAGCGAGGGCAACCTGCCCCTGATGCGCGAGTTCGCCGTGGCCGCCCCCAGGCCTCATGCCTCCTCCCTGATGTACGCTCTCTACAAGCTGCTGCCCAACGACACGGACCTGACCGTGCTCAAGCAGGCGGGCATGGCCGGGCTCAACTTCGCCTTCGTGGGCCGCTGGCAGCACTACCACACCGCGCTCGACACGCCGGATGGCCTGGATCAGGGCAGTCTCCAGCAGCACGGGGACACGGCCCTTGCCCTCGGTCGCCACTTCCTCGCCGCCGATCTCGGAGCCATCGCCCGACCCGGACGGGGCGAAGCCATCTACTTCGACCTGCTGGGCCGGATCCTGCTGCTCTATCCCGCCACCCTGGCCTGGCCCCTGACCGCGCTGGCCCTGGCCGCCTTCGCCGCCCTGCTCTGGCGCCTCCGGCGCGGGCCGGGGGTCTTGAAAAGCTTCTTGGCCGGCACGGGCTTGGCGCTCGGCAGCCTGATCGTTGGCGCCCTCACGGCGAGCGGCCTGGAAGTCCTGGTGAAGCCCTTCCGCCAGGGGATCCCCAACCAGGATCCTTACGGCGTGCGTTGGTTCGAGGCGGCCCTGCTCGCCACCGCGCTGACCACCCTGGCCTTGGTGTGGGGCTGGGCGCTCCGCCGCTTCGAAGTCCGGGGCCTCACCCTGGGGGCCCTGCTCTGGTGGCTGCTGGCCCTCGTGGCCGCCACCGCCATCCTGCCCGGCGCCACCTACTTCCTGCTCTGGCCCCTGCTCTTCGCCCTGCTGGGGCTTTGGTGGGAGAAGCCCTGGGTCGCCGCCCTTCCACTGCTGCTGCTCTTCCCCCCCGTCTGGCACAACCTCGCCCTCCTGCTGGGCTTCGGCCTGCCGTTCTTCCTGGGGCTTCTGGTCGCCTTCGGGCTGATGCCACTGCTGCCGCTCCTGCGGCGCCCGTTCCAGACGCGTCTCTGGGTGCTGCCCGCCGCCGGCCTGAGTGCCGCGGTGCTCTGCTTCGCAGTCGGAGCCACCAGGACCGGCCCTCGCCTCAGCACCCTGGCCTACCTCGAAGACGCGGCCACGGGGAAAGCGCAGTGGGTGAGCTTCCACATGCCCGATGCCTGGACCCGGTCCCTGATGACTGAGCCGGCCGAGGACATCCGCTTCGGGGGGCGGCGCGCCCACGCCAGCCCGGCCCCAGTCTTCCATCTGCCCCGACCCTCGCTGCTCCAGGACGGGAAGCGCCTGACCATCACCCTCCCGGAACGGGCGCTGGCCCTGGTGTTATCGGCGGACACGCCCATGTCGGGGATGACCCAGGATGGCAAACCCCTCCCGGCCGTCCGGCGGCTCCACTGGTTCGCCCCCCCGGCGAGCCTCACCTTCGAGCTGGAACCCCAGCCGGGATCCCACCTGACCGTGGACGTCATCCTGCCCGGCCTGCCGCCCGGAACGCCGGCCCGTCCCGCGGACCTGATCCCCGCCCCCGTGGACCCCTACACCGATACGCGGGTGATCCGGCAGGTCCTGGCGGTCCAGGGCTCCTAG
- a CDS encoding glycerophosphodiester phosphodiesterase codes for MPSTRSLILGHRGLSSKHLENSLEAFRAALAAGMDGFELDVQPTRDGVCLVLHDEDLARTAKGSGHLRQMKAAELPPLKNGEAVPHLADALELPARLINVELKGEPGWQQALATVEAAEALDRVLFSSFEHSEVLQLWAACETARCGFLWETDEALDLTAEELADLPEALWLHPPLKAVKARPELWAPHADRLALWGMKTPAEARDLPFIPAVLIADGI; via the coding sequence ATGCCCTCCACCCGTTCCCTCATCCTTGGCCACCGGGGACTGTCCTCGAAGCACCTGGAGAACAGCCTGGAGGCCTTCCGCGCGGCCCTGGCCGCGGGCATGGACGGCTTCGAACTGGACGTCCAGCCCACCCGGGACGGCGTCTGCCTCGTACTCCACGACGAGGACCTGGCCCGCACGGCGAAAGGCTCCGGGCACCTGCGGCAGATGAAGGCAGCCGAGCTGCCGCCCCTGAAGAACGGCGAGGCCGTGCCCCACTTGGCGGACGCCCTGGAGTTGCCCGCCAGGCTCATCAACGTCGAACTGAAGGGCGAGCCCGGCTGGCAGCAGGCCCTGGCCACGGTGGAGGCCGCCGAGGCCCTGGACCGCGTGCTGTTCAGCAGCTTCGAGCACAGCGAAGTCCTGCAGCTGTGGGCCGCCTGTGAGACTGCCCGCTGCGGCTTCCTCTGGGAGACCGACGAGGCCCTGGACCTCACCGCGGAGGAACTGGCCGACCTGCCCGAAGCCCTCTGGCTGCACCCGCCCCTCAAGGCCGTGAAGGCCCGGCCCGAACTCTGGGCGCCCCATGCCGACCGCCTGGCCCTGTGGGGCATGAAGACGCCGGCCGAAGCCAGGGACCTGCCTTTCATCCCGGCGGTGCTCATCGCGGACGGGATCTGA
- a CDS encoding response regulator, with translation MRILLVDGNADLLQEIRRAFWKRHRSWEVLLAQTGAEAVQALARDPVDIVISDMALPDMEGADLIHQVRDLQPGAVRIALADHPLAEWLERVEGDLHRLFIKPLDPEFLIGAVESLDIEDDEASVRAVRAFVGGLGRIPSLPSLYSELVALLQREDAGMNDVARLIRRDLGVASQVLKLANSVHCASDRPVAELGRAVAMLGVDSLRSLVLFRGLISGVDSPRPQGLDLEKLWFHSFEVATGVRKLVVLEGETQLADLAFSVGLLHDIGLVVLATDPSGRYRAILEQAQTSRTPLAVLEHDTYGVDHAQVGAHLLNLWGLPPAFCRPVREHHAPPPGGEGFPLSAALHLADARHGGARPRASSPMEGGVCIRMC, from the coding sequence ATGCGGATCCTGCTGGTGGACGGCAATGCGGACCTGCTCCAGGAGATCCGGCGCGCCTTCTGGAAGCGCCATCGTTCCTGGGAGGTCCTCCTGGCCCAGACGGGAGCCGAGGCCGTCCAGGCGCTGGCCCGCGACCCCGTGGACATCGTGATCTCGGACATGGCGCTGCCGGACATGGAGGGCGCCGACCTGATCCACCAGGTGCGGGACCTCCAGCCCGGGGCAGTGCGCATCGCGCTGGCCGACCACCCCCTCGCCGAGTGGCTGGAGCGGGTGGAAGGGGACCTGCACCGCCTCTTCATCAAGCCGCTGGATCCGGAGTTCCTCATCGGGGCCGTCGAAAGCCTGGACATCGAGGACGATGAGGCGAGCGTCCGGGCGGTACGCGCCTTCGTGGGCGGCCTGGGCCGGATCCCGAGCCTGCCGAGCCTCTACTCGGAGCTGGTGGCGCTTCTCCAGCGCGAGGATGCCGGCATGAACGACGTGGCCCGCCTCATCCGCAGGGATCTCGGCGTGGCGAGCCAGGTCCTGAAGCTGGCCAACTCGGTCCACTGCGCCTCGGACCGCCCCGTGGCGGAGCTGGGCCGGGCCGTGGCCATGCTGGGCGTGGATTCGCTGCGCTCCCTGGTGCTGTTCCGGGGGCTCATCTCCGGCGTGGATTCCCCGCGCCCCCAGGGCCTCGACCTCGAGAAGCTCTGGTTCCATTCCTTCGAGGTGGCCACGGGAGTCCGCAAGCTGGTGGTCCTGGAGGGTGAGACGCAGCTGGCCGACCTCGCCTTCTCCGTGGGACTGCTGCATGACATCGGCCTGGTGGTCCTGGCCACCGATCCGTCGGGCCGCTACCGGGCCATCCTGGAACAGGCGCAGACGAGCCGGACCCCATTGGCGGTGCTCGAGCACGACACCTACGGCGTGGATCACGCCCAGGTCGGTGCCCACCTGCTCAACCTCTGGGGCCTGCCGCCCGCCTTCTGCCGCCCCGTCCGGGAACACCATGCACCGCCCCCGGGGGGAGAGGGCTTCCCCCTGTCCGCCGCGCTGCACCTGGCGGACGCCCGCCACGGCGGGGCAAGACCGCGGGCATCTTCGCCGATGGAAGGTGGGGTCTGCATCCGCATGTGCTGA
- a CDS encoding FAD-binding oxidoreductase, giving the protein MNAFLELPEAKVLLDPGDLAPFLQDESHLRGVLPLAVVKPHGPRALRELVSRAKSEGFGLVPRGAGTGKAGGCLPTGRSVVVDFSEWPGEIQVSPQDLCLSAPASAPLREVKAAAEAQGFFYPPDPNSWESCALGGTLATNAGGPNACKYGMTRHWVLAVDALLEDGEVHTFGISSVKANAGPNLGQLLIGSEGLFGFIVGATLRLTPLPREFATLLLPVKRWEDLLDLPGRLCGAGYLPSAFEFFDPAVLAELRAHGPEEARRLPGEALAILEFDERGCTSEPFLEGLLDLLGPLADGLEIASDARQRQGIWAVRRMTSAFLKERHPKKVSEDIVVPRSRLREFFTGLDRLGIPAVTYGHLGDGNLHVNLLAAGEAEPTQLEQQLMDLFRLALSLGGTLSGEHGIGLAKRKAFLALADPAQLRALRAIKQALDPQNIFNPGKVL; this is encoded by the coding sequence ATGAACGCCTTCCTGGAATTACCCGAGGCCAAGGTCCTCCTGGATCCGGGCGATCTGGCGCCCTTCCTCCAGGACGAATCCCACCTGCGCGGCGTCCTGCCCCTGGCGGTGGTGAAGCCCCACGGTCCCCGGGCCCTCCGCGAGCTGGTCTCCCGGGCCAAGTCCGAAGGCTTCGGGCTCGTGCCCCGGGGCGCCGGCACCGGCAAGGCCGGCGGCTGCCTCCCCACCGGACGCTCCGTGGTGGTGGACTTCTCCGAGTGGCCCGGCGAGATCCAGGTGTCGCCCCAGGACCTCTGCCTCAGCGCCCCGGCCAGCGCGCCCCTCCGCGAGGTGAAGGCTGCGGCCGAAGCCCAGGGATTCTTCTACCCGCCGGACCCGAACTCCTGGGAGAGCTGTGCCCTGGGCGGCACCCTCGCCACCAACGCCGGCGGCCCCAATGCCTGCAAGTACGGCATGACCCGCCACTGGGTCCTGGCCGTGGACGCCCTGCTCGAGGATGGCGAGGTGCACACCTTCGGCATCAGCAGCGTGAAGGCCAACGCCGGCCCCAACCTCGGCCAGCTGCTCATCGGCAGTGAGGGCCTCTTCGGTTTCATCGTGGGCGCCACCCTGCGCCTCACGCCCCTGCCGCGGGAATTCGCCACCCTCCTGCTTCCCGTGAAACGCTGGGAGGATCTGCTGGATCTGCCGGGGCGCCTCTGCGGCGCGGGCTACCTGCCCAGCGCCTTCGAGTTCTTCGACCCCGCCGTGCTGGCGGAGCTGCGCGCCCACGGCCCGGAGGAGGCCCGGCGCCTGCCCGGCGAGGCCCTGGCCATCCTCGAATTCGATGAGCGCGGCTGCACCTCGGAACCCTTCCTCGAGGGCCTGCTCGACCTGCTGGGGCCCCTGGCCGACGGCCTGGAGATCGCCTCCGATGCGCGCCAGCGCCAGGGCATCTGGGCCGTGCGCCGCATGACCAGCGCCTTCCTGAAGGAGCGCCATCCGAAGAAGGTCAGCGAGGACATCGTGGTGCCCCGCAGCCGCCTCCGGGAGTTCTTCACCGGGCTCGACCGCCTCGGCATTCCCGCCGTCACCTACGGCCATCTGGGGGACGGCAACCTGCACGTGAACCTGCTGGCCGCGGGCGAGGCCGAGCCCACCCAGCTGGAGCAGCAGCTCATGGATCTCTTCCGGCTGGCCCTCAGCCTGGGCGGCACCCTCAGCGGAGAACACGGCATCGGCCTGGCCAAACGCAAGGCCTTCCTGGCCCTGGCTGATCCGGCCCAGCTGCGGGCCCTGCGCGCCATCAAGCAGGCCCTGGATCCGCAGAACATCTTCAACCCGGGAAAGGTGCTCTAG
- a CDS encoding ATP-binding protein: protein MTPWLVLMLGLGGTIWAWRALTLQERSFQTSRLDGALAQTREAVEHRVEEQTKLLLGAQGLVVGRPHLVAEDWRAFVASLDLRRLSPGTRLLGFVPRGVFEGRPGASPMLEREGDAVLMGSRGLLSLPGFQEVAARARDLGELSVSGRLDLPGEQVPSIAFVFPVFRDFAVPADQAARRAGFQGLVVCLADGHEMFRSMYGASPIADLDVEIYDEPSCRAEGLLYDRDLCMTRQGSATAYRSGARHTLMSVGGKRWTLVVGFLPAEAGPLVDRPRMVAIGGALASLLAFGLTLFLAYGRSKLEGLAHQLRESEARFRSVAETASCAIFIYSDRIEYMNEAGSRITGFSLGEIVGLPFSKLVHPLDQELVSSRARARLRGDSVPLRYEFRLQTKQGETRWIDFAAGTVTLGDQVYGLGTAFDVTERVKANEARLKVERKLLEAQRLESLGLLAGGVAHDFNNLLTVIQGNAGMVREAVDDPELAQTCLWNIEETCRRASDLVRQMLAYSGRGTVQFQRLDLNRLIQDIAQLLSVSIAKSITLKYDLAETLPPVSADAAQLQQVVMNLVTNAAEAIGEAEGTVTLRSGVRELGETDVTGLRVAEALNPGLFVFLEVVDTGSGMDGETQARIFDPFFTTKFTGRGLGLAAMQGIVRSHGGGVDIQSRPGTGTLFRVYLPAQSGAVHPVAVPEPAADQTRVVGEGLALVADDEPGIRDFARRVLERTGFEVIVAEDGLEAIEHVRAHQGELRLVLLDLTMPKLGGEEALLDMRAMGYAGPVIRWSGYVLNEVAPDPKAPFLRKPFSAGELLAAVGRVLS from the coding sequence GTGACGCCTTGGCTTGTGCTGATGCTGGGACTCGGCGGGACGATCTGGGCCTGGCGCGCCCTGACGCTGCAGGAGCGCTCGTTCCAGACCAGCCGCCTGGATGGGGCTCTGGCCCAGACCCGGGAGGCGGTGGAGCACCGCGTCGAGGAGCAGACCAAGCTGCTGCTCGGGGCCCAGGGCCTGGTGGTGGGGCGGCCCCACCTGGTGGCCGAGGATTGGCGGGCTTTCGTCGCCAGCCTGGACCTGCGGCGCCTCTCGCCGGGGACGCGGCTGCTGGGCTTCGTGCCCCGCGGGGTCTTCGAAGGGCGACCGGGCGCCTCGCCCATGCTGGAGCGGGAAGGGGACGCGGTCCTGATGGGGTCCAGGGGGCTGCTGAGTCTCCCCGGCTTTCAGGAAGTGGCGGCCAGGGCGAGGGACCTGGGTGAGCTCTCGGTGTCCGGGCGGCTGGATCTACCGGGCGAGCAGGTGCCCTCCATCGCCTTCGTGTTCCCCGTCTTCCGGGATTTTGCCGTTCCGGCCGATCAGGCGGCCCGCCGGGCGGGCTTCCAGGGGCTGGTGGTCTGCCTGGCCGATGGCCATGAGATGTTCCGGTCCATGTATGGAGCCAGCCCCATCGCCGACCTGGACGTGGAGATCTATGACGAACCGTCCTGCCGGGCGGAGGGGCTGCTCTACGACCGCGATCTGTGCATGACGAGGCAGGGTTCGGCCACCGCCTACCGCTCCGGGGCCAGACACACGCTCATGTCGGTGGGCGGCAAGCGATGGACGCTCGTGGTGGGCTTCCTGCCGGCCGAGGCGGGCCCCCTTGTCGACCGGCCGCGCATGGTGGCGATCGGGGGGGCCTTGGCGAGCCTGCTGGCCTTCGGGTTGACCCTGTTCCTGGCCTATGGCCGCTCAAAGCTGGAAGGGCTGGCGCACCAGCTCCGGGAGAGCGAGGCCAGGTTCCGGTCCGTGGCAGAGACGGCCTCCTGCGCGATCTTCATCTATTCCGACCGCATCGAGTACATGAACGAGGCCGGCTCCCGGATCACCGGCTTCTCCCTGGGCGAGATCGTGGGACTGCCCTTCTCGAAGCTGGTGCATCCCCTGGACCAGGAGCTGGTGTCCTCCCGCGCCAGGGCCCGACTTCGGGGCGATTCCGTGCCCCTCCGGTACGAGTTCCGGCTCCAGACCAAGCAGGGTGAGACCCGGTGGATCGATTTCGCCGCCGGAACGGTGACCCTGGGTGATCAGGTATATGGCCTGGGCACGGCCTTCGACGTCACGGAGCGCGTGAAGGCCAACGAAGCCCGGCTCAAGGTCGAACGCAAGCTGCTGGAGGCGCAGCGGCTGGAGAGCCTCGGACTGCTGGCCGGGGGCGTGGCGCACGATTTCAACAACCTGCTGACGGTCATCCAGGGTAATGCGGGCATGGTGCGCGAGGCTGTGGACGATCCGGAGCTGGCCCAGACCTGCCTCTGGAACATCGAGGAGACCTGTCGCCGGGCCTCGGACCTCGTGCGGCAGATGCTCGCCTACTCGGGACGGGGCACCGTCCAGTTCCAGCGGCTGGACCTGAACCGCCTGATCCAGGACATCGCGCAGCTGCTCAGCGTGTCCATCGCAAAATCCATCACCCTGAAGTACGACCTGGCCGAAACCCTGCCCCCGGTCTCGGCCGACGCCGCCCAGCTCCAGCAGGTGGTGATGAACCTGGTCACCAACGCAGCGGAGGCCATCGGCGAGGCGGAGGGCACCGTGACCCTGCGCTCCGGGGTCCGCGAACTCGGCGAGACCGATGTGACCGGCCTGCGCGTGGCCGAGGCCCTGAATCCCGGTCTCTTCGTCTTCCTGGAAGTGGTGGATACCGGCTCGGGCATGGACGGGGAGACCCAGGCCCGCATCTTCGATCCCTTCTTCACCACCAAGTTCACGGGCCGCGGCCTCGGCCTGGCGGCCATGCAGGGCATCGTCCGAAGCCATGGCGGTGGCGTGGACATCCAGAGCCGACCGGGCACGGGAACCCTCTTCCGGGTCTACCTGCCCGCACAGAGCGGGGCGGTCCACCCCGTGGCGGTCCCGGAGCCTGCCGCGGACCAGACCAGGGTGGTTGGAGAGGGCCTGGCGTTGGTGGCCGATGACGAGCCGGGCATCCGCGATTTCGCCCGGCGCGTCCTGGAGCGCACGGGGTTCGAGGTCATCGTCGCGGAGGATGGCCTCGAGGCCATCGAGCATGTGCGCGCCCATCAGGGGGAGCTGCGCCTCGTGCTGCTGGACCTGACCATGCCGAAGCTGGGGGGCGAGGAGGCCCTGCTGGACATGCGGGCCATGGGGTACGCCGGCCCGGTCATCCGGTGGAGCGGGTACGTCCTGAACGAGGTCGCACCGGACCCCAAGGCCCCCTTCCTGCGGAAGCCCTTCAGCGCGGGCGAATTGCTGGCGGCGGTGGGAAGGGTCCTGAGCTGA
- the pyrH gene encoding UMP kinase, which translates to MRFKRILLKLSGEALMGEQKGGIDPAVVSMIADQVKTIREMGVEVALVIGGGNIFRGVAGATKGMDRTTADHMGMLATMINALALQDALEHKGVHTRTLSGLEMPKVTETYIRRRATRHLEKGRVVIFGAGTGNPYFSTDTAAALRANEVNAEVVMKATNVDGIYTADPKKDPTATRFDHISFQDVLEKGLKVMDAPAIALCMDNKLPILVFDMNKPGNLVAAVNGEPVGTLVN; encoded by the coding sequence ATGAGATTCAAGCGCATCCTCCTCAAGCTCTCCGGCGAGGCCCTCATGGGCGAGCAGAAGGGCGGCATCGATCCCGCCGTGGTGTCCATGATCGCGGACCAGGTGAAGACCATCCGCGAGATGGGGGTGGAGGTGGCCCTCGTCATCGGCGGCGGCAACATCTTCCGCGGCGTGGCCGGCGCCACCAAGGGCATGGACCGCACCACCGCCGACCACATGGGCATGCTGGCCACCATGATCAATGCCCTGGCCCTGCAGGACGCGCTAGAGCACAAAGGGGTGCACACCCGCACCCTCAGCGGCCTGGAGATGCCCAAGGTCACCGAGACCTACATCCGCCGCCGCGCCACGCGCCACCTGGAGAAGGGCCGCGTGGTCATCTTCGGCGCGGGCACCGGCAACCCCTACTTCAGCACCGACACCGCCGCCGCGCTGCGGGCCAACGAGGTCAACGCCGAAGTGGTCATGAAGGCCACCAACGTGGATGGCATCTATACCGCCGACCCCAAGAAGGACCCCACCGCCACCCGCTTCGACCACATCAGCTTCCAGGACGTGCTCGAGAAGGGGCTGAAGGTCATGGACGCGCCCGCCATCGCGCTGTGCATGGACAACAAGCTCCCCATCCTCGTCTTCGACATGAACAAGCCCGGCAATCTGGTGGCCGCGGTCAATGGCGAGCCTGTGGGGACGCTGGTCAACTGA
- the tsf gene encoding translation elongation factor Ts, whose product MAFTALDVKALREKTGLGMMDCKKALEESNGDMEQANEWLRKKGLAASAKKADRIAAEGIVEAYIHPGGRVGVLVEVNSETDFVARNEAFQRLVKEIAMHIAAADPAPRFVTKDEVTQDFLDTEKRIATEQALATGKPANIVERIVEGKMNSIFKEVCLLEQPFIMNPDLTIQQYLSQKTAEIGEKLSIRRFTKYIMGEGLEKRSENFAAEVAAAK is encoded by the coding sequence ATGGCATTCACCGCCCTAGACGTGAAGGCACTGCGCGAGAAGACCGGCCTCGGCATGATGGACTGCAAGAAGGCCCTGGAAGAGAGCAACGGCGACATGGAGCAGGCCAACGAGTGGCTCCGCAAGAAGGGCCTGGCGGCCTCCGCCAAGAAGGCCGACCGCATCGCCGCCGAAGGCATCGTGGAAGCCTACATCCACCCCGGCGGCCGCGTGGGCGTGCTGGTCGAAGTGAACTCCGAGACGGATTTCGTGGCCCGCAATGAGGCCTTCCAGCGCCTGGTGAAGGAGATCGCGATGCACATCGCGGCCGCCGATCCCGCGCCCCGCTTCGTCACCAAGGACGAGGTCACCCAGGACTTCCTGGACACCGAGAAGCGCATCGCCACCGAGCAGGCCCTGGCCACCGGCAAGCCCGCCAACATCGTCGAGCGCATCGTCGAGGGCAAGATGAACAGCATCTTCAAGGAGGTCTGCCTCCTCGAGCAGCCCTTCATCATGAACCCCGACCTCACCATCCAGCAGTACCTGTCGCAGAAGACCGCGGAGATCGGCGAGAAGCTCAGCATCCGCCGCTTCACGAAGTACATCATGGGCGAGGGCCTGGAGAAGCGCAGCGAGAACTTCGCCGCGGAAGTTGCCGCCGCCAAGTAA
- the rpsB gene encoding 30S ribosomal protein S2, translating to MAAIQMKELLEAGAHFGHQTKRWNPKMKKYIFGARNSIYIIDLQKTLRLWNTAANFLTKSASEGKNFLFVATKPQAQELIAEQAARCGAFYVNNRWLGGMLTNFATIKKSLEKFREIEATLADPARTALLSKKELLTLNRTRLKLEASFHGIRDMRALPDVIFVIDPHREDIAVTEAKKIGIKVVGIVDTNCDPDMVDYVIPANDDAIRSILLFSERVADSILEGRQSFRDKGDSDDMKKMMAEKMEVEG from the coding sequence ATGGCTGCCATCCAGATGAAGGAACTCCTCGAGGCCGGTGCCCACTTCGGACACCAGACCAAGCGTTGGAACCCCAAGATGAAGAAGTACATCTTCGGGGCCCGCAACAGCATCTACATCATTGACCTCCAGAAGACCCTGCGCCTCTGGAACACCGCCGCGAACTTCCTCACCAAGTCCGCCTCCGAGGGGAAGAACTTCCTCTTCGTGGCCACCAAGCCCCAGGCCCAGGAGCTCATCGCCGAGCAGGCCGCCCGCTGCGGCGCCTTCTATGTGAACAACCGCTGGCTGGGCGGCATGCTGACCAACTTCGCCACCATCAAGAAGAGCCTAGAGAAGTTCCGCGAGATCGAGGCCACCCTGGCCGATCCCGCCCGCACGGCCCTGCTCTCCAAGAAGGAACTGCTCACCCTGAACCGCACCCGCCTGAAGCTGGAGGCCTCCTTCCACGGCATCCGCGACATGCGCGCCCTGCCCGACGTCATCTTCGTCATCGATCCGCACCGCGAGGACATCGCCGTCACCGAGGCCAAGAAGATCGGCATCAAGGTCGTGGGCATCGTGGACACCAACTGCGATCCCGACATGGTGGACTACGTGATCCCCGCCAATGACGACGCGATCCGCTCCATCCTGCTCTTCTCCGAGCGCGTGGCCGACTCCATCCTCGAGGGGCGCCAGTCCTTCCGGGACAAGGGCGACAGCGACGACATGAAGAAGATGATGGCCGAAAAGATGGAAGTCGAGGGCTAG
- the rpsI gene encoding 30S ribosomal protein S9 produces the protein MAISQNYGTGRRKSAAARAFLRPGTGKITVNGRSLENYFPNAVLRMMVHQPLVLADLDGKFDMIISVCGGGPAGQASAIRMGISRALLGYNDQLKSLLRGAGLLTRDPRMKERKKPGRKAARRRFQFSKR, from the coding sequence ATGGCCATTTCCCAGAACTACGGAACCGGTCGCCGCAAGAGCGCGGCCGCCCGCGCCTTCCTGCGCCCCGGCACCGGCAAGATCACCGTCAACGGCCGCAGCCTCGAGAACTACTTCCCGAACGCCGTGCTCCGCATGATGGTCCACCAGCCCCTGGTGCTGGCCGACCTCGACGGCAAGTTCGACATGATCATCAGCGTGTGCGGCGGCGGCCCCGCCGGCCAGGCCTCGGCCATCCGCATGGGCATCTCCCGCGCCCTGCTCGGCTACAACGACCAGCTCAAGTCCCTCCTGCGCGGCGCCGGTCTCCTGACCCGCGACCCCCGCATGAAGGAGCGCAAGAAGCCCGGTCGCAAGGCCGCCCGTCGCCGCTTCCAGTTCAGCAAGCGCTAG
- the rplM gene encoding 50S ribosomal protein L13 codes for MSTYFPKANDVKRQWFLVDATGVAVGRLSTAVADVLSGKNKPTWTPFLDTGDHVIVINADKAVLTGKKGVQKFYRRTTTQPGSMKEVRAEVMKATFPERIIESAVKGMLPKGPLGRAMYRKLKVYAGPEHDQSAQQPQILTIQK; via the coding sequence ATGAGCACGTACTTCCCGAAAGCCAATGATGTCAAGCGCCAGTGGTTCCTGGTCGACGCCACCGGCGTCGCCGTGGGCCGCCTGAGCACCGCCGTGGCGGACGTCCTCTCCGGCAAGAACAAGCCGACCTGGACCCCCTTCCTCGACACCGGTGACCACGTGATCGTCATCAACGCCGACAAGGCCGTGCTGACGGGCAAGAAGGGCGTGCAGAAGTTCTACCGCCGCACCACCACCCAGCCCGGCTCCATGAAGGAAGTCCGCGCCGAGGTGATGAAGGCGACCTTCCCCGAGCGCATCATCGAGAGCGCGGTCAAGGGCATGCTGCCCAAGGGCCCCCTCGGCCGGGCGATGTATCGCAAGCTCAAGGTCTACGCGGGCCCCGAGCACGATCAGTCCGCCCAGCAGCCCCAGATCCTGACCATCCAGAAGTAG